In the Lepus europaeus isolate LE1 chromosome 18, mLepTim1.pri, whole genome shotgun sequence genome, one interval contains:
- the C18H17orf99 gene encoding protein IL-40 translates to MAPETSIAYKVLEVYPRRRLVVITCHAPQAPPPVTYSLWGSQDTLVTKKVVRTPVPASFTINVTLKSSPDLLTYSCQAASSSGAHAASATIHMYWELWAKPVSQLQASFILQDQGSGPEAQVSCQASSGSPPISYSLVGRDGQVRLRQTPLPGRPANFSIPLSRTPGWLQCRAENEVGAQSSSFTLLPPGELPEGPAFVLASSLTVISAITSGMLGWNMRTR, encoded by the exons ATGGCCCCAGAGACCTCCATTGCCTACAAAGTCCTGGAAGTTTACCCCAGAAGGCGCCTGGTCGTCATCACCTGCCACGCACCGCAGGCGCCCCCGCCCGTCACCTACTCCCTCTGGGGGAGCCAGGACACCCTGGTGACCAAGAAGGTGGTGAGGACCCCCGTGCCGGCCTCCTTCACCATCAACGTCACACTCAAGTCCAGCCCGGACCTGCTCACCTACTCCTGCCAGGCGGCCTCCAGCTCGGGCGCCCACGCGGCCAGCGCCACAATACACATGTACTGGGAGCTGTGGGCCA AGCCAGTGTCGCAGCTGCAGGCCTCCTTCATCCTGCAGGACCAGGGGTCAGGCCCCGAGGCGCAGGTGTCCTGCCAGGCGTCCTCgggcagccctcccatctcctacaGCCTGGTAGGGAGGGACGGGCAGGTCCGCCTGCGGCAGACGCCACTCCCCGGGCGGCCCGCCAACTTCTCCATCCCGCTCTCCCGGACGCCAGGCTGGCTCCAGTGCCGGGCCGAGAACGAGGTCGGAGCCCAGAGCAGTTCCTTCACGCTGCTGCCGCCAG GGGAGCTGCCCGAGGGACCCGCCTTCGTGCTGGCCAGCAGCCTCACCGTCATTTCAGCCATCACCTCCGGGATGCTGGGCTGGAACATGCGGACCAGGTAG
- the TK1 gene encoding thymidine kinase, cytosolic, producing MSCINLPTVLPSSPSKTRGQIQVILGPMFSGKSTELMRRVRRFQIAQYKCLVIKYAKDVRYSNSFCTHDRNTMDALPACLLRDVAQEALAVAVIGIDEGQFFPDIVEFCEAMANSGKTVIVAALDGTFQRKAFGSILNLVPLAESVVKLTAVCMECFREAAYTKRLGSEKEVEVIGGADKYHSVCRLCYFKKSTGPPAGPDKENCPALAKPAEATAARKLFAPQQVLQCSLAAN from the exons ATGAGCTGCATCAACTTGCCCACCGTGCTGCCCAGCTCCCCCAGCAAGACCCGGGGACAGATCCAG GTGATCCTCGGGCCCATGTTCTCAGGGAAAAG TACCGAGCTCATGAGACGGGTCCGCCGCTTCCAGATCGCCCAGTACAAGTGCCTGGTCATCAAGTACGCCAAGGACGTCCGCTACAGCAACAGCTTCTGCACACATGACCG GAACACCATGGACGCGCTGCCGGCCTGCCTGCTGCGGGACGTGGCTCAGGAGGCCCTGGCCGTGGCCGTCATAGGCATCGACGAAGGGCAGTTT ttcccCGACATCGTGGAGTTCTGCGAGGCCATGGCCAACTCCGGGAAGACGGTGATCGTGGCTGCCCTGGATGGAACCTTCCAGAGGAAG GCTTTCGGCTCCATCCTGAACCTGGTGCCCCTGGCCGAGAGCGTGGTGAAGCTGACAGCCGTGTGCATGGAGTGCTTCCGGGAGGCCGCCTACACCAAGCGGCTGGGCTCCGAGAAAGAG GTGGAGGTGATCGGTGGGGCGGACAAGTACCACTCCGTGTGCCGCCTGTGCTACTTCAAGAAGTCCACGggcccacctgcagggccggacAAGGAGAACTGCCCGGCGCTGGCCAAGCCAGCCGAGGCCACAGCCGCCAGGAAGCTCTTCGCCCCCCAGCAGGTCCTGCAGTGCAGCCTCGCCGCCAACTGA
- the SYNGR2 gene encoding synaptogyrin-2, with protein sequence MESGAYGAAKAGGSFDLRRFLAQPQVLARAVCMVFALIVFSCIFGEGYSNSPESAQLYCVFNRNEDACRYGCAIGVLAFLASAFFFVVDAYFPQISSATDRKYLVVGDLLFSALWTFLWFVGFCFLTNQWAATEPGSVLVGADSARAAITFSFFSIFSWGLLASLAYKRYKAGVDDFIQNYVDPTPDPSTAYASYPGATVDNYQQPPFTQNAQTTEGYQPPPVY encoded by the exons atGGAGAGTGGGGCCTACGGCGCGGCCAAGGCGGGCGGCTCCTTCGACCTGCGGCGCTTCCTGGCGCAGCCGCAGGTGCTGGCGCGCGCCGTGTGCATG GTCTTCGCCTTGATCGTGTTCTCCTGCATCTTCGGCGAGGGCTACAGCAACAGCCCAGAGTCGGCGCAGCTGTACTGCGTGTTCAACCGCAACGAGGACGCCTGTCGCTACGGCTGTGCCATCGGGGTGCTGGCCTTCCTGGCCTCCGCCTTCTTCTTCGTGGTGGACGCCTATTTCCCCCAGATCAGCAGCGCCACCGACCGCAAGTACCTCGTCGTGGGCGACCTGCTCTTCTCAG ctctctgGACCTTCCTGTGGTTCGTCGGCTTCTGCTTCCTGACCAACCAGTGGGCGGCCACCGAGCCGGGCAGCGTGCTGGTGGGGGCCGACTCCGCCCGGGCAGCCATCACCTTCAGCTTCTTCTCCATCTTCTCCTGG GGcctgctggcctccctggcctACAAGCGCTACAAGGCCGGAGTGGACGACTTCATCCAGAACTATGTGGACCCCACCCCGGACCCGAGCACAGCCTACGCCTCCTACCCCGGCGCAACCGTGGACAACTACCAGCAGCCTCCCTTCACCCAGAACGCCCAGACCACCGAGGGCTACCAGCCGCCCCCTGTCTACTGA